The Sinorhizobium meliloti genome includes a window with the following:
- a CDS encoding thiosulfate oxidation carrier protein SoxY translates to MSLTRRHMLTSTIGTVACAVALLTPKHTRGTDEVEDFLFRITGRKATPSNRLRLVMPAEFSTGYTVPMSISVDSPMTEADHVKSVRVFAPKNPLVEVAQFHFVPGRSLPRVSTRVRLAAPQHVVALAEMSNGNLLTAKAWVAVATNGCL, encoded by the coding sequence ATGAGCCTGACGCGACGTCATATGCTGACCAGCACAATAGGAACAGTGGCATGTGCGGTTGCCCTGCTGACGCCGAAGCATACCCGGGGGACGGATGAGGTTGAGGACTTTCTCTTCCGTATAACTGGGCGGAAGGCAACCCCCTCGAATCGGCTTCGCCTCGTGATGCCGGCGGAATTCTCGACCGGGTATACGGTGCCCATGAGCATCTCGGTAGATAGTCCGATGACCGAGGCCGACCACGTCAAATCCGTCCGTGTATTCGCTCCGAAGAACCCGCTCGTCGAAGTGGCACAGTTCCATTTCGTCCCGGGGCGCAGCCTCCCCCGCGTCTCGACGCGCGTCCGGCTTGCTGCCCCGCAACATGTGGTGGCACTCGCTGAGATGAGCAACGGTAACCTGCTGACGGCGAAGGCCTGGGTGGCTGTCGCCACCAATGGCTGTCTCTGA
- the soxZ gene encoding thiosulfate oxidation carrier complex protein SoxZ — protein sequence MVPGSATKNEVFTVKAIIQHQMETGLRTDSTGKTIPRKIINQFVCRYGGVEVFRTDLHEAVSANPFLEFQLLATGNGLLEFSWREDGGATYSLYHDIVVT from the coding sequence ATGGTTCCGGGCTCGGCGACAAAAAACGAAGTGTTCACGGTCAAGGCCATCATCCAGCACCAGATGGAGACGGGGCTGCGCACCGATTCCACGGGCAAGACGATCCCGCGGAAGATCATCAATCAGTTCGTCTGCCGTTACGGCGGAGTCGAGGTCTTCCGTACCGATCTGCACGAAGCCGTCTCGGCCAATCCGTTCCTTGAGTTCCAGTTGCTCGCGACGGGAAACGGTCTTCTTGAGTTCTCCTGGCGGGAGGACGGCGGCGCGACCTATTCGCTGTATCACGACATAGTGGTCACCTGA
- a CDS encoding c-type cytochrome codes for MKRERAAATVSRAKGLAAEIRWLLGISLCAILLFPERSAPAEVSQGAQIAATCASCHDPTGGGLAIPPIAALDERAIVKAMLAFRASESPSHVMHAVALSLSDDELAATARYLADRAKAGRQP; via the coding sequence ATGAAGCGGGAACGGGCGGCCGCGACCGTCTCGCGTGCGAAGGGCCTCGCAGCCGAAATCCGGTGGTTGCTCGGTATTTCGCTTTGCGCGATCCTCCTGTTTCCCGAAAGGTCCGCTCCTGCGGAAGTGAGCCAAGGCGCGCAGATCGCCGCGACCTGCGCGTCCTGTCACGACCCGACTGGCGGCGGGCTGGCCATCCCGCCGATTGCGGCATTGGACGAACGGGCTATCGTGAAAGCCATGCTCGCCTTTCGTGCAAGTGAAAGCCCCAGCCATGTGATGCATGCGGTCGCATTGTCGCTCAGTGACGACGAGCTGGCCGCGACAGCGCGCTATCTCGCTGACAGAGCCAAAGCCGGGAGGCAGCCGTGA
- a CDS encoding NAD(P)/FAD-dependent oxidoreductase, with translation MTDWTRRQIGALAGGALLAVAAPHTVRGQGRAKVVVIGGGIGGATVARYLGDMKSIDVTLIEPNSTHVTCFFSSHYLAGLRSLASLTFGLETLAEGHDITIIRDSAVAIDPAGRAVELRGGTKLSYDRLVVAPGIAFKFGEIEGYDEDAAKIMPHAWIAGPQSELLRRQLESMDDGGVFVIAAPPNPFRCPPAPYERASLVAYYFKQFKPKSKILILDAKDQFSGQELFQDAWSRHYPGIIEWLPSQFTGAIKAVNVAARSVVTEGETFRAAVANIIPAQKAGLIGEKAGLTDASGWCPVDPVTFESTLQPGIHVVGDSIIGGDMPKSAFSANSQAKACAFGIAASLTGSPQFPPHLFNSCYTFLAPDDAFTNALTFAPEGGRIKTVKMFISKVGESAEVRRRTALHAVGWYSAFTADVFGGGP, from the coding sequence GTGACGGATTGGACGCGTCGCCAGATCGGCGCCCTGGCCGGAGGAGCGCTGCTGGCGGTGGCTGCACCACACACTGTTCGCGGTCAGGGACGGGCTAAGGTTGTAGTGATCGGCGGCGGCATCGGCGGCGCAACGGTTGCCCGATACCTCGGCGACATGAAGTCAATTGACGTCACACTGATCGAACCGAACTCCACCCACGTCACCTGCTTCTTCAGCAGCCACTACCTTGCCGGTCTTCGCTCGCTCGCCTCCCTGACTTTCGGCCTGGAGACGCTGGCCGAAGGCCACGACATAACGATCATCCGCGACAGCGCCGTGGCGATCGACCCCGCCGGAAGGGCTGTCGAGCTTCGCGGCGGCACAAAGCTCTCCTATGACCGCCTCGTCGTCGCCCCGGGGATCGCCTTCAAGTTCGGCGAGATCGAGGGCTATGATGAGGACGCGGCAAAGATCATGCCGCATGCCTGGATTGCCGGACCCCAGAGTGAACTGCTGCGCCGGCAGCTCGAAAGCATGGACGACGGCGGTGTGTTCGTTATCGCTGCGCCTCCAAACCCGTTCCGCTGCCCGCCAGCCCCATATGAGCGGGCCTCGCTGGTCGCTTACTATTTCAAACAGTTCAAACCGAAATCGAAGATACTCATTCTCGACGCGAAGGATCAGTTTTCGGGTCAGGAACTGTTCCAGGATGCGTGGTCGCGTCACTATCCGGGCATAATTGAATGGCTACCTTCTCAGTTCACCGGGGCCATCAAAGCCGTAAATGTCGCGGCGCGATCGGTGGTCACAGAAGGCGAGACGTTCAGGGCGGCAGTCGCCAATATTATTCCTGCCCAGAAGGCGGGCCTCATCGGCGAGAAGGCAGGTCTTACGGACGCATCCGGCTGGTGCCCGGTCGATCCAGTGACGTTCGAGTCGACGTTGCAGCCCGGCATCCATGTCGTAGGCGACTCAATTATCGGCGGCGACATGCCGAAGTCTGCCTTTTCTGCCAACAGCCAGGCCAAAGCATGCGCTTTTGGCATTGCGGCTTCCCTCACGGGTTCGCCTCAGTTTCCGCCGCACCTGTTCAACTCGTGCTACACGTTTCTAGCGCCCGACGACGCTTTCACCAATGCCCTTACCTTCGCACCCGAGGGCGGAAGGATAAAAACCGTGAAAATGTTCATCAGCAAGGTGGGCGAGAGCGCTGAGGTCCGCCGCCGCACCGCCCTTCACGCCGTGGGCTGGTATTCCGCCTTCACTGCAGACGTGTTCGGCGGTGGCCCCTGA
- a CDS encoding metallophosphoesterase family protein yields MSDELDRIRREMHSVLQPEGVRPDDSLKITRRTFIHGSLVFGAATVGQAFAWWPLLNTLDIANAAEAPFKFAWISDTHLYPRSLNTRFVDKVVRAAQEVQAMDPPADFLIFGGDLAQLGKIEELELGVDLLKVITIPKHYIPGEHDWYLDMGKKWGELFGQPNWTFDHKGVRFIGLDTVSRGPDYWTAKNMTPEERMGHMATLDGTVAGPWAGVGRDQLDWMEKTLADWDKARPVVIFSHNPLYEYYPPWNFWVRDWREVHEVLKPYAKVTNIHGHVHQVLYNEIGTLRSIGMLATSWPWPYAPEGLPKLTKPMIRVDPGDPYDGVGWSKIDVAANDQLETEYIMWGRKEVFVQSPEDHDKHVSEVIRPRIADNMWPY; encoded by the coding sequence ATGTCTGACGAACTTGACCGCATTCGCCGCGAAATGCATTCCGTGCTGCAACCCGAAGGGGTTCGGCCCGACGACTCATTGAAAATTACCCGCCGCACATTCATTCACGGGTCATTGGTATTTGGCGCAGCAACTGTGGGCCAGGCCTTTGCATGGTGGCCTCTGCTGAACACGCTCGATATCGCGAATGCCGCCGAGGCGCCGTTCAAGTTTGCCTGGATCTCCGACACCCATCTCTATCCCAGATCCCTTAACACACGCTTCGTCGACAAAGTCGTGCGTGCGGCGCAGGAAGTCCAAGCGATGGATCCCCCTGCAGATTTCCTGATCTTCGGTGGTGACCTCGCCCAGCTCGGAAAGATCGAAGAGCTTGAACTCGGCGTAGATCTACTCAAGGTGATCACGATCCCGAAACACTACATCCCAGGCGAGCACGACTGGTATCTCGATATGGGCAAGAAATGGGGCGAACTGTTTGGGCAGCCCAACTGGACCTTCGACCACAAGGGCGTGCGCTTCATCGGCCTCGATACCGTCAGCCGCGGACCGGACTACTGGACTGCAAAGAATATGACGCCCGAGGAGCGCATGGGCCACATGGCCACGCTGGACGGTACAGTCGCCGGGCCATGGGCCGGTGTCGGTCGGGACCAGCTCGACTGGATGGAAAAGACCTTGGCCGACTGGGATAAGGCAAGACCCGTGGTCATCTTCAGTCACAATCCGCTCTACGAATATTATCCACCGTGGAACTTCTGGGTGCGTGACTGGCGCGAAGTCCATGAGGTGCTGAAACCCTATGCCAAGGTCACGAACATTCATGGTCACGTGCACCAGGTCCTCTACAACGAGATCGGCACATTGCGTTCGATCGGCATGCTAGCCACGTCCTGGCCGTGGCCCTATGCGCCGGAAGGCTTGCCGAAGCTCACCAAGCCGATGATCCGTGTCGACCCCGGCGATCCCTATGATGGAGTCGGCTGGAGCAAGATCGACGTGGCGGCCAACGACCAGTTGGAAACGGAATATATCATGTGGGGGCGCAAGGAAGTCTTCGTGCAGTCCCCCGAAGACCATGACAAGCATGTTTCGGAGGTTATTCGCCCAAGGATCGCCGACAACATGTGGCCATACTAG
- a CDS encoding carboxypeptidase regulatory-like domain-containing protein gives MVKHRFFSEFLITAAVIMTAPPALSYEVSAVTGGGSIEGTVVFRDNVPMKKIIPTKDVEVCGEPRDEPLIRVGANQAVESAVIYLVEVASGKEWPTPGKTPELDNEKCRFEPQVQVIAAGPLDVVNSDPVLHNTHGYYGKRTAFNLALPNKGQRIPVELPRTGTVRIDCDAHGWMEGWIFVVDNPYYAVTGPDGKYSITDVPPGQYKLVAVQPFIGPTEMSVSVEGGKATTLDIELKKK, from the coding sequence GTGGTAAAGCACCGCTTCTTCTCTGAGTTTCTGATTACTGCTGCAGTTATCATGACCGCGCCCCCTGCGCTTTCCTATGAGGTAAGCGCTGTCACCGGAGGCGGGTCCATCGAGGGCACCGTCGTCTTTCGTGACAATGTCCCGATGAAGAAGATCATCCCGACCAAAGATGTTGAGGTTTGCGGAGAGCCGCGGGATGAGCCGCTGATCCGCGTGGGTGCCAATCAAGCGGTCGAGAGTGCGGTCATTTATCTTGTCGAGGTGGCATCCGGAAAAGAATGGCCGACGCCTGGCAAGACCCCTGAACTCGACAACGAGAAATGCCGTTTTGAACCTCAGGTGCAGGTGATCGCCGCAGGACCGCTCGACGTCGTCAACTCGGACCCGGTGCTTCATAACACGCACGGCTATTACGGCAAGCGTACCGCCTTTAACCTGGCCCTTCCAAACAAGGGGCAGCGCATACCGGTCGAATTACCCCGGACGGGTACAGTGCGCATCGACTGCGACGCGCATGGTTGGATGGAGGGATGGATTTTCGTCGTGGATAATCCCTACTACGCGGTGACCGGGCCCGACGGAAAGTACTCGATAACGGATGTTCCTCCCGGACAGTATAAACTCGTTGCGGTGCAGCCCTTCATCGGGCCAACGGAAATGTCCGTCAGCGTTGAAGGCGGAAAAGCCACGACGCTCGATATCGAGCTTAAGAAAAAGTAG
- a CDS encoding SCO family protein codes for MEGRNDPHRAATFHRAFFYGLVCAAVFVTMPAFAASPATVGGPFNLIAPDGAVVTDARFRGKWMLVFFGYTYCPDLCPTTLSEIAIALDRLGPEAAKVQPIFITVDPERDTPEVMGQYTGAIDRRILGLTGDKQQIAAVSHKYGAYSERHPPDPGTGDYVVDHSTYIYIMNPSGKFVRGLQAGTPGDAMADALRRLMRQNGE; via the coding sequence ATGGAGGGGCGGAACGATCCGCATCGGGCTGCGACTTTCCACCGGGCGTTTTTTTATGGCCTCGTTTGCGCTGCGGTATTCGTCACCATGCCGGCTTTCGCTGCTTCGCCGGCGACTGTTGGTGGCCCATTCAATCTCATCGCACCCGATGGGGCCGTGGTGACCGATGCGAGGTTTCGCGGTAAATGGATGCTGGTCTTCTTCGGCTACACCTATTGTCCCGATCTCTGTCCGACGACGCTGAGCGAGATCGCTATCGCACTCGACAGGCTTGGCCCCGAGGCGGCGAAGGTGCAGCCGATCTTCATCACCGTCGATCCCGAACGTGATACGCCTGAGGTAATGGGGCAATATACTGGCGCCATCGACCGGCGAATCTTGGGATTGACTGGCGATAAGCAGCAGATCGCCGCGGTGTCGCACAAATACGGCGCTTATAGCGAACGCCATCCACCGGATCCGGGCACCGGCGACTATGTCGTCGATCATAGTACTTACATCTACATCATGAATCCCAGCGGCAAGTTCGTTCGCGGCCTGCAGGCCGGCACGCCCGGTGATGCTATGGCCGACGCGCTGCGGCGTCTGATGCGGCAGAACGGCGAGTGA
- the hemA gene encoding 5-aminolevulinate synthase, translated as MPEHLSHSKRFGTAQYDHFFADAMAQIHAEQRYRVFADLERMAGDFPRALWHGPSGSQEVIIWCSNDYLGMGQHPSVIAAMTEAAKRLGTGAGGTRNISGTTHPLLELEIELADLHHKEAALVFTSGYVSNQTGISTIAKLVPDCVILSDALNHNSMIEGIRQSGCEKRIFRHNDHRHLEELLRTVGRGRPKLIVFESLYSMDGDIAPIRRICDLAKYYGAMTYLDEVHAVGMYGPRGGGIAERDRVMHRIDVIEGTLAKAFGCLGGYIAGTVTLIDAVRSYAPGFIFTTALPPPICAAATAAIRHLKVSHSERCAHQDRVQRVKAELNGARLPVMASGSHIVPLRVGDPAKCKAASDMLLEAHRIYIQPINYPTVARGTERLRITPSPCHDDIMISQLVAALSEVWDELGLPRGSAA; from the coding sequence ATGCCTGAACATTTGTCGCATTCCAAAAGGTTCGGGACGGCGCAATATGATCACTTCTTCGCCGACGCTATGGCGCAAATCCATGCCGAGCAGCGCTATCGTGTGTTCGCAGACCTCGAACGGATGGCCGGCGATTTTCCCCGCGCACTCTGGCATGGACCGAGCGGGTCGCAGGAAGTTATCATTTGGTGTTCGAACGACTATCTGGGCATGGGGCAGCACCCCAGCGTGATCGCCGCCATGACTGAAGCCGCGAAGCGTCTGGGAACAGGCGCGGGGGGCACGCGCAATATATCCGGAACCACTCATCCGCTGCTCGAGTTGGAGATCGAACTCGCGGATCTTCATCACAAGGAAGCGGCGCTGGTTTTCACCTCAGGATATGTCTCAAACCAGACAGGCATCTCCACGATTGCAAAGCTGGTCCCCGATTGTGTCATCCTCTCGGATGCGCTCAACCATAATTCGATGATCGAGGGTATTCGGCAGTCGGGCTGCGAAAAGCGGATCTTCCGTCACAATGATCACCGCCACCTCGAGGAATTGCTGAGGACGGTGGGGCGGGGGCGGCCGAAATTGATCGTATTCGAAAGCCTCTATTCGATGGATGGCGATATCGCTCCGATTCGCCGCATCTGCGATCTTGCCAAATATTACGGGGCCATGACTTACCTCGATGAGGTCCATGCCGTCGGCATGTACGGCCCGCGCGGTGGCGGCATCGCTGAACGAGACCGTGTCATGCACCGGATCGATGTTATCGAAGGAACGCTTGCCAAGGCCTTCGGCTGCCTTGGTGGCTACATAGCGGGAACCGTCACCCTCATCGATGCGGTTCGCTCCTACGCGCCGGGGTTCATATTCACCACGGCTTTACCGCCACCAATTTGTGCCGCGGCCACCGCCGCGATCCGCCATCTGAAGGTGTCTCACTCTGAGCGATGCGCTCATCAGGACCGCGTTCAGCGGGTAAAGGCAGAGCTAAACGGGGCGAGGCTGCCGGTCATGGCCAGTGGCAGTCACATTGTTCCCCTGCGCGTCGGCGATCCCGCGAAGTGCAAGGCAGCGAGCGATATGCTGCTCGAGGCTCATCGTATCTACATCCAGCCGATCAACTATCCTACCGTGGCGAGGGGAACCGAGCGGCTGCGCATCACGCCCTCTCCGTGCCACGACGACATCATGATCAGTCAACTCGTGGCCGCGCTCAGCGAGGTCTGGGATGAACTCGGGCTGCCACGCGGAAGTGCCGCCTAG
- the groL gene encoding chaperonin GroEL (60 kDa chaperone family; promotes refolding of misfolded polypeptides especially under stressful conditions; forms two stacked rings of heptamers to form a barrel-shaped 14mer; ends can be capped by GroES; misfolded proteins enter the barrel where they are refolded when GroES binds): MTAKEIRLAFRARDSMLHGIETLARAVAVTLGPRGRNVAINRSFGTKITKDGVTVAREIELEDKFEDMGVQLLRQVAIKTSYQAGDGTTTAVVLADAILRGGVRAVTAGMNPMDLKRGVDRAVEAVVAELKQNARSVASNVEIAQVATISANGDREIGQIIADAMAEVGKNGVIMIEEGRSLETESEVITGIQFDRSYISPYFVTNRDKMRVEMEEALILVCETKLSSLSQILPLLEKVVEADKPLLIIAEDFEAEVRAALVVNRLRGGLKVAAVKAPAYGELRKAILQDIALLTGGTVISEELGLKLESISLDRLGRARKVRVDKQNTTIAEGGGSSVEIAGRIAAIGAQLELTTSDFDREKLQERLARLSAGIAVIRVGGATESAVREKKDRIRNAMHATRAAVEEGILPGGGVALLRASKAIRTLKVGNLDQQAGINIVKEAVMWPAKQIASNAGEEGSVVAARILQNDDYGWGYDAQAGTFRDLLAAGIVDPAKVVRTALQGAASVAGLMIMTEAMLAEVPGPPPPELPGHHDHEDNLDIDF, translated from the coding sequence ATGACGGCCAAGGAGATCAGGCTCGCTTTCCGGGCGCGCGATAGCATGCTGCATGGGATCGAGACGCTTGCACGCGCCGTCGCTGTCACGCTTGGCCCCCGGGGTCGAAACGTCGCCATCAACCGCTCCTTCGGCACAAAAATAACTAAGGACGGCGTGACGGTAGCAAGAGAAATCGAACTCGAGGACAAGTTCGAGGACATGGGCGTTCAGTTGCTCAGGCAGGTCGCCATCAAAACCTCGTATCAGGCGGGCGACGGAACGACCACCGCGGTGGTCCTCGCCGACGCAATTCTCAGGGGCGGTGTCCGAGCGGTCACTGCTGGCATGAACCCGATGGACCTGAAGCGCGGGGTTGATCGTGCCGTCGAGGCAGTCGTCGCGGAGTTGAAACAAAATGCTAGATCTGTCGCTTCAAATGTCGAGATCGCGCAGGTCGCCACGATTTCGGCCAACGGAGATCGGGAGATCGGCCAGATCATCGCCGATGCGATGGCGGAGGTCGGCAAAAACGGCGTGATCATGATCGAGGAAGGGAGATCGCTCGAAACTGAAAGCGAAGTCATCACCGGGATCCAGTTCGACCGCAGCTACATCTCTCCCTATTTCGTCACCAACCGAGACAAAATGCGGGTGGAAATGGAAGAGGCACTCATTCTCGTTTGCGAGACGAAGCTGTCGAGCCTTAGCCAAATTTTGCCGCTTCTGGAAAAGGTCGTAGAGGCTGACAAGCCGCTTCTCATCATCGCCGAGGACTTCGAGGCTGAAGTCAGGGCGGCGCTTGTTGTCAACAGGCTCCGTGGCGGCCTCAAAGTGGCTGCTGTCAAGGCGCCGGCCTATGGCGAGCTCCGCAAGGCGATCCTGCAAGACATAGCACTGCTCACCGGCGGAACGGTTATCTCGGAGGAGCTAGGTCTTAAGCTCGAGAGCATATCGCTCGACCGCCTCGGACGGGCCCGGAAGGTTAGAGTCGACAAACAAAATACCACGATCGCGGAAGGAGGCGGGTCAAGCGTGGAAATCGCTGGGCGGATCGCTGCGATCGGGGCGCAGCTCGAGCTAACTACGTCCGACTTTGATCGGGAAAAACTTCAGGAGCGGCTGGCACGGCTCTCCGCCGGGATTGCTGTGATCCGCGTCGGCGGCGCGACCGAGTCGGCGGTCAGGGAGAAGAAGGACCGCATCCGCAACGCCATGCACGCCACCCGTGCCGCCGTAGAGGAGGGCATCCTGCCGGGCGGTGGGGTCGCGCTGCTGCGCGCAAGCAAGGCGATCCGGACTTTGAAGGTCGGGAACCTCGACCAGCAGGCCGGCATCAATATCGTCAAGGAAGCCGTAATGTGGCCGGCGAAGCAGATTGCGTCCAATGCGGGCGAGGAGGGCTCGGTCGTGGCCGCTAGAATTCTCCAAAACGATGACTACGGCTGGGGTTACGATGCGCAGGCTGGAACCTTTCGCGATCTTTTGGCGGCAGGTATTGTCGATCCCGCCAAAGTCGTGCGCACGGCGCTCCAAGGTGCCGCCTCCGTGGCCGGCCTCATGATCATGACGGAAGCGATGTTAGCCGAGGTGCCCGGCCCGCCGCCGCCTGAGCTTCCCGGCCATCATGACCATGAGGATAATCTCGACATTGATTTCTAG
- a CDS encoding cbb3-type cytochrome c oxidase subunit I, translating into MELRGNFANVDLDALVDHRVVRTWLYFGMFWLMVTPSVGVLISSTFNYPDYLGSGNLELTFGRLRPVHVNGVIFGAFSTLFIGLCYYLVPRLSGVRVIWSEWSVLLAWVWNIATLAGLVGLLIGDSDGLEAGELPLYAKVAFFIVVGVATAQFLITISRRLEPAIYVALWYLIATFVWTTMNFVLGSFILPYTISGINSAAFHGLYLHYIVGLWLTPAGYVIIYYFLPVSARNPLYAHKLSLVGFWSLALFYPFVGIHHYLYSPIADWAETLAVVTSMLLIIPVWTVLVNFFGTMMGKWHEFGRNLPAKFLIMGSLMYLVGCFQGSTEALRQVQQPTHFTDFVISHSHLTVFGTFVVWAMGGLVYTWPRLFGRELWSFKLGNWSFWLITVGIATMGLVLTAGGLQQGYQWMNGVEWLDSLVWVKPYWLARTLAGISMDIGISLLVVNLMLTALTSPAAEARRVGRPEGPIQAPAGGLAR; encoded by the coding sequence ATGGAGCTGCGCGGCAACTTTGCGAACGTTGACCTGGATGCGCTGGTCGACCACCGGGTCGTGCGGACCTGGCTCTATTTCGGCATGTTCTGGCTGATGGTGACGCCATCCGTTGGCGTTTTGATATCGAGCACCTTCAACTATCCCGACTATCTCGGCTCGGGGAACCTCGAGCTCACCTTCGGCCGGCTGCGCCCGGTCCACGTCAACGGTGTTATCTTCGGCGCCTTCTCGACGCTTTTCATAGGCCTTTGCTACTATCTCGTGCCGCGTCTGTCGGGGGTGCGGGTGATATGGTCAGAGTGGTCGGTTCTTCTCGCATGGGTCTGGAACATCGCAACACTTGCCGGTTTGGTCGGCTTGCTGATCGGCGACAGTGACGGTTTGGAAGCCGGAGAGCTTCCGCTATACGCTAAAGTCGCATTCTTCATCGTGGTGGGTGTTGCTACCGCGCAGTTCCTGATCACGATCAGTCGAAGGCTCGAGCCAGCGATCTATGTCGCGCTGTGGTACCTGATCGCCACTTTCGTGTGGACGACGATGAACTTCGTGCTTGGAAGCTTCATCCTGCCATACACGATCTCGGGCATCAACAGCGCCGCCTTCCATGGCCTCTATCTCCACTACATCGTTGGGCTGTGGCTAACGCCCGCAGGCTACGTGATCATCTACTATTTCCTGCCGGTCAGCGCGCGAAATCCGCTCTATGCCCATAAGCTCTCGCTGGTAGGCTTCTGGTCCCTGGCATTGTTCTACCCGTTCGTCGGCATCCACCATTACCTCTACAGCCCGATCGCCGACTGGGCCGAGACCTTGGCCGTCGTCACGTCGATGCTGCTGATCATTCCGGTGTGGACGGTGCTGGTGAACTTCTTCGGCACCATGATGGGCAAGTGGCATGAGTTCGGCAGAAACCTGCCGGCGAAGTTCCTGATCATGGGCTCGCTCATGTATCTCGTCGGCTGCTTCCAAGGCTCGACCGAGGCGCTGCGGCAGGTGCAGCAGCCGACCCATTTCACCGATTTCGTCATCTCGCATTCGCATCTTACCGTATTCGGCACCTTCGTCGTCTGGGCGATGGGGGGCCTCGTCTATACTTGGCCGCGGCTGTTCGGGCGCGAACTCTGGTCATTCAAGCTCGGCAACTGGTCGTTCTGGCTGATCACAGTCGGCATTGCGACCATGGGCCTGGTTCTCACAGCGGGCGGCCTGCAGCAGGGTTACCAATGGATGAATGGCGTCGAATGGCTCGACTCCCTCGTCTGGGTGAAGCCCTACTGGCTGGCGCGGACCCTGGCAGGTATCAGCATGGATATCGGCATTTCGCTGCTGGTGGTGAATCTGATGTTGACTGCGCTGACCAGCCCGGCGGCTGAGGCGCGACGCGTCGGCAGGCCGGAGGGGCCTATCCAGGCCCCGGCGGGAGGGCTCGCACGGTGA